Proteins encoded by one window of Filimonas effusa:
- a CDS encoding TlpA disulfide reductase family protein yields the protein MSTKKWMIPALAAAFTATNANAQGIVKYTPARVTGGDSVSIYYNPENSILKGLAPVTGVIYLYRNNDWEAHDLSMRMTDSGWIARYLVPVGTTLVIPNFSANGKTDKGGVTTYASVAFDKSGRQMPMSLAAWGFLRTPVLKEQTPPARTDSAVIKPEVSLFWMNNELRDHPESRRKIFFNAMAILQKANPGKLDSILPREIKFISSLPDATEQELMDISKAYRRLMGKPALADSMDKVIMAKFPNGVTARDKEIYKIFRATQQERAELWNSFVQRFPLDSFRNVNTEAEQMWYDKNYRAVVYSEMINKNYAFLKKMIPAAPLTSQTEFHRLLVMGPYEHGEVTADFILPYSKMLVEHIEYRSLHKDGAESRFYAPSQWEQFVLGCATPAFFGHASLLHQVGKDKESLVWVEKVKGQPAAQNAAFQGLYAILLENNGRHSDAIQVVENSVALNSVTPEAIELLKKEYIKKNGSDKGFEAYFNGLKNEDKLNEQRAHIRQQMLNKVAPGFKLEQLKGGFADLSRMKGHIVVIDFWATWCGPCKAALPGMQMAVNKYAKDDKVDFFFVATQETKPDYKEQIKAFLKANNYNLNVLYDGKSANGHLDQAYSKYASTVHSSGIPAKFIIDGKGQIRWYSAGYFGSPSALADEISYIIELLKKEG from the coding sequence GAGATTCAGTTTCTATTTATTACAACCCGGAGAATAGCATTTTAAAAGGACTTGCTCCGGTAACAGGTGTTATATATCTATACCGGAATAATGACTGGGAGGCGCATGATCTTTCTATGCGAATGACAGATTCCGGATGGATAGCGCGTTACCTGGTGCCTGTTGGGACTACATTGGTGATCCCGAATTTCAGTGCCAATGGCAAAACAGATAAAGGCGGTGTAACAACTTATGCCAGTGTTGCTTTTGACAAGAGCGGGCGCCAGATGCCTATGTCGCTGGCGGCATGGGGTTTCCTGAGAACACCTGTATTAAAAGAGCAGACTCCGCCGGCAAGGACGGATTCAGCAGTTATTAAACCAGAGGTAAGCCTGTTCTGGATGAATAATGAACTGCGTGATCACCCGGAAAGCAGGCGTAAGATCTTTTTCAACGCAATGGCCATTCTTCAAAAGGCCAATCCGGGAAAACTGGATAGTATACTGCCTCGTGAGATCAAATTTATCTCCAGTCTTCCGGATGCAACAGAGCAGGAATTAATGGATATAAGCAAGGCATATCGCCGGTTGATGGGAAAGCCTGCATTGGCTGATTCGATGGATAAGGTGATCATGGCAAAATTCCCCAACGGTGTTACTGCGAGGGATAAAGAGATATACAAGATATTCCGGGCAACCCAGCAGGAAAGAGCTGAGCTATGGAACAGTTTTGTACAAAGGTTTCCGCTGGACTCTTTCAGGAATGTAAATACTGAGGCAGAACAGATGTGGTACGATAAAAACTATCGTGCTGTGGTGTATAGCGAAATGATCAATAAAAATTATGCCTTCCTGAAAAAAATGATCCCGGCTGCGCCACTTACCAGTCAGACTGAATTTCATCGCCTGCTGGTGATGGGGCCTTATGAGCATGGAGAGGTTACGGCCGATTTTATTTTACCTTATTCTAAAATGCTGGTAGAGCATATTGAATACAGGAGCCTGCATAAAGATGGAGCGGAAAGCAGGTTTTACGCGCCATCGCAATGGGAGCAATTCGTACTGGGGTGTGCAACACCGGCTTTTTTTGGACATGCCAGCCTGCTTCATCAAGTTGGTAAAGACAAGGAGTCGCTGGTTTGGGTGGAAAAGGTCAAGGGACAACCAGCTGCGCAAAATGCTGCTTTCCAGGGTTTGTATGCTATACTGCTGGAAAACAACGGCAGGCATAGTGATGCCATACAAGTAGTGGAAAACAGTGTAGCACTTAACAGCGTGACTCCGGAGGCCATTGAACTTCTGAAAAAGGAATATATTAAGAAGAATGGTTCGGACAAAGGATTTGAGGCTTATTTCAATGGTTTGAAGAATGAAGATAAGCTTAATGAACAACGTGCTCATATACGCCAGCAGATGCTCAACAAAGTTGCTCCTGGCTTTAAGCTGGAGCAGTTAAAAGGCGGGTTTGCCGACTTGTCTCGTATGAAGGGGCATATTGTAGTGATAGATTTCTGGGCTACCTGGTGCGGGCCTTGTAAAGCTGCATTACCTGGTATGCAAATGGCTGTGAACAAATATGCCAAAGATGACAAGGTTGATTTCTTCTTTGTTGCCACGCAGGAAACAAAGCCTGATTATAAGGAGCAGATCAAAGCGTTCCTGAAGGCCAATAACTATAACCTAAATGTGCTGTATGATGGCAAAAGCGCTAATGGCCATTTAGACCAGGCTTATAGTAAATATGCCAGCACCGTACACTCCAGTGGCATTCCGGCGAAGTTTATCATAGACGGCAAGGGACAGATCCGTTGGTACTCTGCCGGGTATTTTGGAAGTCCGAGTGCATTAGCCGATGAGATCAGCTATATCATTGAATTATTAAAGAAAGAAGGATAA
- a CDS encoding alpha/beta fold hydrolase has product MPDCKSQAFFSAAAKVHDTTAFKADSVIFTRDSLHFGATISWPANREACPGIVLVSGTGQQNRDGLMAGHPVFKELAAFLNGIGFAVLRMDDRGVGQTNGVYETATTADFAADALVAAAFLKHQKGITKVGLMGHSEGGAAVCIAAAQSKEPAFIVSLAGLAAPGLEALKAQNRAIVDGTAGISDSKRMRLNMLNDSVFTTIAQHVSDSDSGMIRAVRGTYERWKLKDNAMLKPDSNAFRERIYFPIDRFSIQAAGRWFRFHIAYHPAAYMPAIKVPVLAINGDKDIMVPASVHLPYFQKYTGKGILTTVVISQMNHLLQECVSCKPDEYAKPTQHLHPQLLAALGNWLLLQKR; this is encoded by the coding sequence ATGCCTGACTGTAAAAGTCAGGCATTCTTTTCTGCTGCCGCTAAGGTGCACGACACTACGGCTTTTAAAGCAGACTCTGTCATATTTACCAGGGACAGCCTGCATTTTGGCGCCACCATTAGCTGGCCTGCCAACAGGGAGGCCTGTCCGGGTATTGTGTTGGTATCCGGGACGGGGCAGCAAAACAGGGATGGGCTCATGGCAGGGCATCCGGTTTTCAAAGAGCTGGCTGCATTTCTTAACGGTATTGGGTTTGCGGTTTTAAGAATGGATGACCGTGGTGTTGGGCAAACCAATGGTGTTTATGAAACTGCCACTACTGCAGATTTTGCAGCTGATGCTTTGGTTGCAGCAGCTTTTCTGAAACATCAGAAGGGTATTACCAAGGTAGGGCTGATGGGGCATAGTGAAGGAGGTGCGGCTGTTTGCATAGCGGCGGCGCAAAGCAAGGAGCCTGCTTTTATCGTGAGCCTGGCGGGACTAGCTGCGCCTGGACTGGAGGCATTAAAAGCGCAGAACAGGGCGATAGTAGACGGCACAGCAGGGATATCCGATTCGAAGCGTATGCGATTGAATATGCTTAATGACAGTGTGTTCACTACCATTGCGCAGCATGTAAGCGATAGTGACAGCGGGATGATACGGGCGGTAAGGGGTACTTATGAGCGCTGGAAACTTAAGGATAATGCTATGCTGAAACCAGACTCCAATGCTTTCCGGGAGCGGATCTATTTTCCGATAGACCGGTTTTCGATACAGGCGGCGGGGAGGTGGTTCCGCTTTCATATTGCTTATCACCCGGCAGCTTATATGCCTGCTATAAAAGTTCCTGTGCTGGCCATCAACGGGGATAAGGATATTATGGTCCCTGCTTCGGTGCATTTGCCTTATTTCCAAAAATATACAGGCAAAGGTATTCTTACTACCGTGGTTATTTCGCAGATGAATCATTTGTTACAGGAGTGTGTGAGCTGTAAGCCGGATGAATATGCCAAGCCAACGCAGCATCTCCATCCTCAACTGTTGGCGGCATTGGGGAACTGGCTGCTTTTGCAAAAACGATAA
- a CDS encoding RNA polymerase sigma factor: protein MRVADGDETAFRELFHYYNKQLLPFIAKLVTPPQEPSEVLQEVFFKIWMYRERLRNVENPKAYIVRIVSNEANNYLRSVARQNRLILKAQQQREHTPLTPEEEMALKETAKLVARAIDHLTPACKQVYLLSREQHMSIPEIAAHLQLSESTVKNQLVKALKDIRSYIKRNGLSTFFSFPIIF, encoded by the coding sequence GTGCGCGTAGCGGATGGTGATGAGACTGCATTCCGGGAGCTCTTCCATTATTACAATAAGCAGCTTCTTCCCTTTATAGCCAAACTGGTAACGCCTCCACAGGAGCCTTCCGAAGTATTGCAGGAGGTGTTTTTTAAGATATGGATGTATCGTGAGCGGCTTAGGAATGTTGAAAATCCGAAGGCATATATCGTAAGGATCGTATCGAACGAGGCGAATAATTACCTGCGCTCCGTAGCCAGGCAAAACCGGCTGATACTGAAGGCCCAACAACAAAGGGAGCATACGCCCCTGACGCCCGAAGAGGAAATGGCCCTTAAAGAAACAGCCAAACTGGTAGCGAGGGCTATCGACCATCTTACACCGGCCTGCAAGCAGGTATACCTGTTGAGCAGGGAACAACATATGTCTATCCCGGAGATTGCCGCTCATCTCCAGCTAAGTGAAAGCACTGTCAAAAACCAGTTGGTAAAGGCGCTGAAAGATATCCGCAGTTATATAAAACGTAACGGTTTGTCTACTTTCTTCTCTTTCCCCATAATTTTCTAA
- a CDS encoding FecR family protein — MKNERIYYLLNGYLNSALTPLETEELQLLLLEDNTALQVKEGFPSIIDGYAAAADYRSEEWDPIADHILSESRGIVLPVLPTRPKRRTRLLRTWTLIAAVFVCMVAGTYVWLRYSGSGSGNRQAKRQQPRFPGITPGKEGAVLTLADGSQVVLDSVGNSVVASQQGTAVVMKNGQLSYGGAATGEQVYNTVTTPKGRQFRLRLADGTQVWLNAASSLHFPAAFAGKERKVEVTGEVYFEVADNASMPFRVMTKERAEIHVLGTAFNVNAYEDEAATKVTLVGGAIQVSNGMAQKLLQPGQQATLAEGKTVVTEVDVEKVVAWKNGVFSFGKEVSLEDVMRQVARWYDIEVKYEGNINRRQFGGKINRAADIEKVLEVLEESGIRYRINGREITIMP, encoded by the coding sequence ATGAAGAATGAGAGAATATATTATTTATTAAATGGATATCTGAACAGTGCGCTTACGCCTCTGGAAACGGAGGAATTGCAACTGTTATTACTTGAAGACAATACTGCGCTTCAGGTGAAAGAGGGTTTTCCGTCTATAATAGATGGCTATGCGGCAGCAGCTGATTACCGGTCTGAAGAATGGGATCCTATAGCGGATCACATTCTTAGCGAAAGCAGGGGGATAGTTTTACCGGTTTTACCAACAAGGCCTAAAAGGCGTACCCGTTTGTTGCGGACATGGACATTGATAGCAGCGGTATTTGTTTGCATGGTTGCGGGGACCTATGTATGGTTACGTTATTCCGGTTCCGGTAGCGGGAACAGGCAGGCGAAACGCCAGCAGCCCCGTTTTCCGGGTATTACCCCGGGTAAGGAAGGGGCGGTGCTTACGCTGGCCGATGGATCGCAGGTGGTACTTGATAGTGTTGGCAACAGTGTGGTAGCCTCACAACAAGGGACAGCAGTGGTAATGAAGAACGGGCAGCTATCATATGGAGGTGCTGCAACAGGGGAGCAGGTTTATAACACCGTTACCACGCCCAAGGGACGTCAGTTCAGATTAAGGTTGGCCGATGGTACGCAGGTATGGTTAAATGCAGCCAGTTCGCTGCATTTTCCGGCGGCCTTTGCCGGTAAAGAGCGGAAAGTGGAGGTAACGGGTGAAGTATATTTTGAAGTGGCAGACAATGCGTCTATGCCTTTCAGGGTAATGACCAAGGAGCGGGCAGAGATACATGTGCTGGGCACGGCGTTCAATGTGAATGCTTACGAAGATGAAGCGGCGACAAAGGTGACATTAGTTGGCGGCGCAATACAGGTAAGTAATGGTATGGCTCAAAAGTTATTGCAACCGGGGCAGCAGGCTACACTTGCAGAAGGGAAAACAGTGGTAACGGAGGTAGACGTTGAGAAAGTAGTGGCCTGGAAGAACGGCGTGTTCTCGTTTGGCAAGGAGGTAAGCCTGGAAGATGTTATGCGCCAGGTTGCACGCTGGTATGATATAGAAGTAAAATATGAGGGCAATATCAACCGCCGGCAGTTCGGCGGAAAAATAAACAGGGCCGCAGACATAGAAAAAGTCCTGGAAGTTTTAGAAGAAAGCGGTATTCGATACCGGATCAACGGAAGAGAGATCACTATCATGCCTTAG
- a CDS encoding SusC/RagA family TonB-linked outer membrane protein, with product MSENNVPIEKVFRIIEDQTGYVFFYEYALLGKAKKVSINVKDAYLSEVLQLCFKDQPLNYKVVDKTVVIKSKAAAAIAIVEQAAATPPPVQDVSGIITDEDGNPLPNVAVKVKGTEKGASTDKNGHFMIRGIDQNAILVISYVGYETTEKALQGARALAIQMKPVINELNQTVVIGYGTTTKRKSTGSIASITSEEISKQPIANPLNALQGRVAGAIVTQSNGLPGARVTIQIRGNTSLDQTGAGNQPLYLVDGVPFNMYDNSVPVTNDLNSRGNFAAAGGLSPFSIINPAEIERIDILKDADATAIYGTRGANGVVLITTKKGKAGKTKLSLNLYQGQGKVGHFIPMMNTQQYLQLRKEAFANDGVTPTATNAPDLVTWDQNAYTDWQDRYLGGTASTTDVQATVSGGDQRTRFLLNAGYHRETPVFPGSYDDKRISTRMNVEHSSLDRRFNANVSINYAFNNTNLLSRDLSTLYNLPTNMPLFNADGTLSWNANFNNPESNLLVKYFGKTHNLMTNTMLRYTILPGLDIKTSFGFNKIQLNQNVQEPAGSKNPLTTTVNNSAAFTTIDQQSYILEPQITYNRSISRGKLSALLGSTFQNSLNTSQRNSASNYSSPALLGGLSGAGAYGTPSYGYTQYRYTSVFGRLNYDWESKYFLNAVLRRDGSSRFGSDRKFGNFWSIGGAWAFSKEKFADNWRFMSFGKLRASYGVTGNDQIQDYQYQAFYNSAGTYQGGSALAPDKIDNPTLQWQTTRKLEFGLDMAFLKDRVQVTANYYRNTTPNQLGYLQLSPQAGFNSYSSNFDAVIRNNGFELEVNAVIIDKKDFRWNTAFNITVPKTILVSASPSYYYYNQSVIGQPLGAVFRYTYQGVDVATGKPLYKDVAKDSLTFTPNFSTDRAYIGYTAPKYYGGINNSFSYKQFELSFFFQFTKQDGNIWPTSAPGVLSSGNQTTYWLDRWTQGNHNAALPRATSTTTIYSAYSSSNAAWGDNSFLRLRTANLSYNFPSALTSKWKIESMRLYLQGQNLWWTSKNKYVYDPETGTSMPPLRVITAGINVTF from the coding sequence ATGTCTGAAAACAATGTTCCTATCGAAAAGGTATTCAGGATCATTGAAGACCAAACCGGTTATGTGTTTTTTTATGAGTATGCTTTACTGGGTAAGGCTAAGAAAGTAAGCATCAATGTTAAAGATGCTTATCTCTCTGAAGTATTGCAATTGTGCTTTAAAGATCAGCCGCTGAATTATAAGGTGGTAGATAAAACAGTAGTGATAAAGTCGAAAGCCGCCGCCGCCATTGCCATCGTAGAGCAGGCCGCGGCAACGCCGCCCCCGGTACAGGATGTATCGGGCATCATCACCGATGAGGATGGTAACCCGCTGCCCAATGTCGCCGTAAAAGTAAAAGGAACCGAAAAAGGCGCCTCTACTGATAAAAACGGTCATTTCATGATCCGTGGGATAGACCAGAATGCCATTCTCGTGATTTCCTATGTTGGTTATGAAACTACAGAGAAAGCGCTTCAGGGTGCACGTGCGCTGGCTATCCAGATGAAGCCTGTCATCAATGAACTGAACCAGACCGTAGTTATTGGTTACGGCACTACTACGAAAAGAAAAAGCACCGGAAGTATTGCGTCCATTACTTCAGAAGAAATATCGAAACAACCCATTGCCAACCCGCTGAATGCTTTGCAGGGAAGGGTTGCCGGTGCAATTGTTACGCAATCGAATGGCTTACCCGGTGCGAGGGTCACCATACAGATCCGCGGGAACACATCACTTGACCAAACAGGCGCCGGCAACCAGCCTTTATACCTGGTAGATGGTGTTCCGTTCAACATGTATGACAACTCGGTACCTGTTACCAATGACCTTAACTCAAGAGGCAATTTCGCGGCTGCAGGCGGCCTGAGCCCCTTCAGCATTATCAACCCTGCCGAGATTGAAAGGATCGATATCCTGAAGGATGCCGATGCCACTGCCATTTACGGAACCAGGGGCGCCAATGGTGTCGTACTGATCACCACTAAAAAAGGGAAAGCAGGCAAAACCAAATTATCTCTGAACCTGTACCAGGGGCAGGGTAAGGTTGGCCACTTTATTCCCATGATGAACACCCAGCAGTATCTGCAGTTACGCAAAGAAGCGTTTGCGAATGACGGGGTAACACCTACCGCCACGAATGCACCAGACCTGGTAACCTGGGATCAGAACGCTTATACGGACTGGCAGGACAGGTACCTGGGCGGTACTGCCAGCACAACAGACGTACAGGCTACTGTATCCGGAGGTGATCAGCGGACCAGGTTCCTGTTAAATGCAGGTTACCACCGTGAGACACCTGTATTTCCCGGCAGCTATGATGATAAGCGTATCTCCACGCGCATGAACGTTGAGCATAGTTCATTAGACAGAAGATTCAATGCAAACGTATCTATCAACTACGCTTTCAACAATACCAACCTGTTAAGCCGTGACCTGAGTACTTTGTACAACCTGCCTACTAATATGCCGTTGTTCAATGCCGATGGCACTTTATCGTGGAATGCCAATTTCAACAACCCGGAATCGAACCTGCTGGTAAAGTATTTTGGTAAAACGCATAACCTGATGACCAATACCATGCTGCGTTATACCATATTACCAGGGCTGGACATCAAAACAAGTTTCGGTTTCAATAAAATACAACTGAATCAGAACGTACAGGAGCCGGCAGGATCCAAGAATCCACTGACAACAACCGTCAACAATTCTGCTGCATTCACAACCATCGATCAGCAATCTTATATACTTGAACCACAGATCACCTATAACAGGAGTATTTCAAGGGGTAAATTGTCTGCGCTTCTAGGCAGTACTTTCCAGAATTCACTGAACACATCACAACGTAACAGCGCGAGCAACTACAGTTCACCTGCATTGCTGGGCGGCCTTTCCGGTGCCGGTGCGTATGGTACACCTTCGTATGGCTATACCCAGTACAGGTACACTTCCGTATTCGGCAGGCTGAACTACGACTGGGAATCGAAATACTTTTTGAATGCGGTGTTGCGGAGAGATGGTTCTTCCCGTTTTGGTTCGGACAGGAAATTTGGTAATTTCTGGTCTATCGGCGGCGCCTGGGCTTTCAGCAAGGAGAAGTTTGCAGACAACTGGCGCTTCATGTCGTTCGGTAAATTAAGAGCCAGCTATGGCGTTACCGGTAACGACCAGATACAGGACTACCAATACCAGGCATTTTATAACTCTGCGGGCACTTACCAGGGTGGATCTGCACTGGCACCGGACAAGATAGACAATCCTACTTTACAATGGCAAACCACGCGTAAACTTGAATTTGGCCTGGATATGGCATTCTTAAAAGATCGCGTTCAGGTTACAGCAAACTATTACAGGAACACGACACCTAACCAGTTAGGCTACCTGCAATTGTCGCCACAGGCTGGATTCAATTCCTATTCATCGAACTTCGATGCGGTGATCAGGAACAATGGTTTTGAACTGGAAGTGAATGCTGTTATCATAGACAAAAAGGATTTCAGGTGGAATACTGCTTTCAATATTACTGTTCCCAAAACCATTCTCGTTAGTGCAAGCCCTTCTTATTACTACTATAACCAAAGTGTAATAGGACAGCCGCTGGGCGCTGTATTCCGTTATACTTACCAGGGAGTAGATGTTGCTACGGGCAAGCCGCTTTATAAAGATGTAGCTAAAGACAGCCTTACCTTTACTCCCAATTTCAGTACCGACAGGGCGTATATTGGCTATACTGCACCCAAGTACTATGGCGGTATCAACAATAGTTTCAGCTATAAGCAGTTTGAATTAAGCTTCTTCTTCCAGTTCACGAAACAGGATGGTAATATATGGCCCACTTCTGCACCTGGTGTGCTTAGTTCCGGCAACCAGACAACCTATTGGCTCGACAGGTGGACACAAGGCAACCATAATGCTGCTTTACCAAGAGCAACCAGCACCACGACAATCTACTCTGCCTACAGTTCATCTAATGCAGCGTGGGGAGACAACTCCTTCCTTCGCCTGCGCACAGCCAATCTTTCCTATAATTTTCCTTCTGCCCTCACCAGCAAATGGAAGATAGAAAGCATGCGGTTATACCTGCAAGGACAGAACTTATGGTGGACATCGAAGAACAAGTATGTGTATGATCCTGAAACAGGAACCTCCATGCCTCCACTGCGTGTTATAACTGCCGGTATCAATGTTACCTTTTAA
- a CDS encoding RagB/SusD family nutrient uptake outer membrane protein gives MKISISKIKNSLLSTALLLSFAVTSCKKYVDIDRPPSSLTPEEAFSDSATATSAVLGIYAGMASSRETGGSNAVNYLTTIYGAMSADEGYFLTNTTFDLFKDNKLAAGSDLITYWSGLYTRIGRANYVIERLPGTTNISGRLKNQLMGEAKFLRAWFYFQLVNYFGDVPLILNTRALENGLLPRTASATVYQQIVADLTEAKELLTTTYPSIERARINKNVTSAFLARVYFYLQNWQAAETEATAVISSGTYSLVSNLDNVFLNNSNETIWQISLVATTTPATIFGDQFIPASTTPTFVLYDTLANSFEANDQRKLKWAKAITYSGKTYYYPYKYKLRNATAGNEYPILLRLSEMYLIRSEALAQQENLTGARRDLDSVRKRAGLLPTTAIAKADLLKALAHERWVELFVESGDRWFNLKRLKQATETLSPIKPSWQPFQQLYPIPQSAMTANPNLKDNEGYF, from the coding sequence ATGAAAATCAGTATATCCAAAATAAAGAACAGCTTATTGTCAACTGCATTGCTGTTATCCTTTGCAGTAACGTCGTGCAAGAAATATGTAGATATAGACAGGCCTCCATCCTCCCTGACACCTGAAGAGGCATTCTCGGATTCTGCAACAGCTACTTCAGCGGTGCTGGGTATTTATGCCGGGATGGCTTCTTCCCGCGAAACAGGCGGGTCCAATGCTGTCAACTACCTGACAACGATCTATGGTGCCATGAGCGCCGACGAAGGTTATTTTTTAACCAATACCACTTTTGATCTATTCAAAGACAACAAGCTGGCTGCAGGCAGCGACCTGATCACTTACTGGTCGGGATTATATACCAGGATTGGAAGGGCTAATTATGTTATAGAGCGTTTGCCCGGCACTACCAATATCTCCGGCAGGCTTAAGAATCAGCTGATGGGTGAAGCCAAGTTCCTGAGAGCCTGGTTCTATTTCCAGCTTGTCAATTATTTTGGTGATGTGCCTTTGATCCTGAATACAAGGGCATTGGAAAACGGGCTGTTACCACGTACCGCATCCGCTACTGTATACCAGCAAATTGTTGCGGACCTTACCGAAGCCAAAGAGCTGCTCACCACCACCTACCCTTCTATTGAAAGGGCCAGGATCAACAAAAATGTGACATCGGCTTTCCTGGCACGGGTTTATTTTTATCTTCAGAACTGGCAGGCCGCTGAAACAGAAGCAACTGCCGTCATAAGTTCCGGCACTTATTCACTGGTATCTAATCTAGACAACGTGTTTCTGAATAACAGCAATGAAACCATCTGGCAGATATCGCTGGTAGCCACCACTACCCCGGCTACTATCTTCGGCGACCAGTTTATTCCTGCCAGCACCACTCCTACTTTTGTATTGTATGATACACTTGCGAATAGTTTCGAGGCTAACGACCAGCGTAAACTCAAATGGGCAAAGGCTATTACCTACTCCGGTAAAACGTACTATTATCCTTACAAATACAAATTACGTAATGCTACTGCAGGTAATGAATATCCTATTCTGCTGAGGTTATCGGAAATGTACCTGATAAGAAGTGAAGCGCTGGCTCAGCAGGAAAACCTGACAGGCGCCCGCCGTGATCTTGATTCCGTACGTAAAAGAGCCGGCCTGTTGCCAACAACAGCTATCGCCAAAGCCGATCTGTTAAAAGCACTGGCACATGAGCGCTGGGTAGAACTGTTCGTTGAATCGGGTGACCGGTGGTTTAACCTGAAACGGCTGAAGCAGGCAACAGAAACGTTAAGCCCTATCAAACCATCGTGGCAGCCATTCCAGCAGCTTTATCCTATTCCTCAATCGGCGATGACGGCGAATCCCAACCTGAAGGACAATGAAGGTTATTTCTAA
- a CDS encoding TlpA family protein disulfide reductase, with protein sequence MKHLFMTLALSGAALAANAQGRVEQDSTIRYYNRLAEGSSADKALLESKMYTLLKSDNEKDWLMARRFFFILKKNNTVDSLNEACIKRFPLGDVARNKAVNVVYEEKDLAKKEAAYKAWVAKFPPTEPKGKNDITYDYARYGVATAFAAEGNISKALGYAHLIENPIWKGEGLAGTANALLKAGHKKEGLELYHEALNSTKPFLGNSKVDGAGFAANNFIFYNSAIAEALFKDNKATEAYPYIKTAHDSAKVLKPGVNATYFDVLMALGKKKEAFEVAKESMTEGQASPKMRETLKQLYVDVKGSDAGYDAYVAEIKKAMSEKIRKDVTRKLIDQPAPAISFTDVNGKTVSLEDVKGKVVVLDFWATWCGPCKRSFPAMKMAVEKYKDDPNVKFLFIHTWEKTDKDAAITSARKYVEDQKYPFNIWMDLKDPATGLNNGVEGFKVNAIPAKFVIDRKGHIRFSMSGFSGGDDAAVEELSTMIEMARGKG encoded by the coding sequence ATGAAACACTTATTTATGACATTGGCCCTTTCGGGCGCAGCCCTGGCTGCGAATGCGCAGGGGCGTGTTGAACAGGACAGTACTATACGGTATTATAACAGGCTGGCAGAAGGCAGCAGTGCAGATAAAGCTTTGCTGGAAAGCAAAATGTACACCCTTTTAAAGAGTGATAACGAGAAGGACTGGCTTATGGCCCGCCGCTTCTTTTTCATCCTCAAGAAGAACAACACCGTCGATTCGCTCAACGAGGCCTGTATCAAACGTTTTCCTTTGGGAGATGTAGCCAGGAATAAAGCGGTGAATGTTGTTTATGAAGAAAAAGACTTAGCTAAAAAAGAAGCCGCTTATAAAGCCTGGGTAGCCAAGTTCCCACCTACCGAACCCAAAGGAAAGAATGATATTACTTATGACTATGCCAGGTATGGCGTAGCAACCGCTTTTGCTGCAGAAGGCAATATTTCCAAGGCTTTGGGGTATGCACACCTGATAGAAAACCCCATATGGAAAGGCGAAGGGCTGGCAGGTACCGCCAATGCCTTACTGAAAGCGGGACATAAAAAAGAAGGTCTCGAATTATATCATGAGGCGCTAAACAGCACAAAACCTTTTTTAGGCAACAGTAAAGTTGACGGCGCCGGTTTCGCTGCCAATAACTTTATATTTTACAACAGCGCTATAGCAGAGGCGCTGTTCAAAGACAATAAGGCTACCGAAGCTTATCCCTATATCAAAACTGCGCATGACAGCGCCAAGGTTTTAAAGCCCGGCGTCAACGCTACCTATTTTGATGTATTGATGGCATTAGGCAAGAAAAAGGAAGCGTTTGAAGTAGCCAAAGAATCGATGACCGAAGGGCAGGCAAGCCCTAAGATGAGGGAAACCCTGAAACAGCTTTATGTTGACGTTAAAGGCTCGGACGCCGGCTATGACGCTTATGTTGCCGAGATTAAAAAAGCAATGTCGGAAAAGATCAGGAAAGATGTTACCCGCAAACTCATAGATCAGCCAGCGCCTGCTATTTCCTTTACCGATGTGAATGGAAAGACAGTTTCACTGGAAGACGTAAAAGGCAAAGTAGTAGTCTTAGACTTCTGGGCTACATGGTGCGGTCCCTGTAAAAGATCTTTTCCTGCTATGAAAATGGCTGTTGAAAAATACAAGGATGATCCCAATGTGAAATTCCTGTTCATTCATACCTGGGAAAAAACAGATAAAGACGCTGCTATTACCAGTGCCAGAAAATATGTAGAAGATCAGAAATACCCCTTCAACATATGGATGGATCTAAAAGATCCCGCTACCGGTTTGAACAATGGTGTAGAAGGATTTAAGGTAAATGCCATACCTGCCAAGTTTGTAATAGACAGGAAAGGTCATATCCGTTTCTCTATGTCCGGCTTCTCCGGCGGAGATGACGCAGCAGTAGAAGAGCTGTCGACAATGATTGAAATGGCGAGAGGCAAGGGGTAG